The Bradyrhizobium sp. WBAH42 genome includes a window with the following:
- a CDS encoding ABC transporter ATP-binding protein, with translation MAQQLHPMLSLRGLTRRFGGLTAVDAIDLDLAKGELISIIGPNGAGKTTLFNLVTGLDRPDDGTVSFEGQDITGLSPERLAAEGIARTFQLGRVFGNLSVMDNVLIGAHTRLRAVKPAVPVIGPLLELGLALLRPSSVKAEEERLREEVKAILARFGERLLPRIDQPAYSLSYANRRRIEIARALALKPRLLLLDEPTAGMNPTETAEMQSLVAELKAEGLTILLIEHKLEMVMRLSDRVIVMDEGKKIAEGPGEQVRTDPKVIEAYLGHGLSGTTEQESAA, from the coding sequence ATGGCGCAGCAGCTTCACCCCATGCTGTCCCTGCGCGGCCTGACGCGCCGTTTCGGCGGCCTCACAGCGGTCGACGCCATCGACCTCGATCTCGCCAAGGGCGAGCTGATCAGCATCATCGGCCCGAACGGCGCCGGGAAGACGACGCTGTTCAATCTCGTGACCGGGCTGGACCGGCCCGACGACGGCACCGTGAGCTTCGAAGGCCAGGACATCACCGGCCTGTCGCCGGAGCGGCTCGCGGCCGAGGGCATCGCGCGCACCTTCCAGCTCGGCCGCGTGTTCGGCAATCTCAGCGTCATGGACAACGTCCTGATCGGCGCACACACGCGGCTGCGCGCGGTCAAGCCTGCCGTGCCGGTGATCGGTCCGCTGCTGGAGTTGGGTCTGGCCTTGCTGCGTCCTTCCAGCGTCAAGGCGGAGGAAGAGCGGCTGCGCGAAGAGGTGAAAGCCATTCTCGCCCGTTTCGGCGAGCGGCTGCTGCCGCGCATCGACCAGCCCGCCTATAGCCTCTCCTACGCCAACCGCCGCCGGATCGAGATCGCCCGCGCACTCGCGCTGAAGCCGCGGCTCCTTCTGCTCGACGAGCCCACTGCCGGCATGAACCCGACCGAGACCGCGGAGATGCAGTCGCTCGTCGCCGAATTGAAAGCCGAAGGGCTGACCATCCTCCTGATCGAGCACAAGCTGGAGATGGTGATGCGCCTGTCCGACCGCGTCATCGTCATGGACGAGGGCAAGAAGATCGCGGAAGGACCGGGCGAACAGGTGCGAACCGATCCCAAGGTGATCGAGGCCTATCTCGGCCACGGGCTATCTGGGACGACCGAGCAGGAGAGCGCGGCATGA
- a CDS encoding ABC transporter ATP-binding protein, with protein sequence MTNSAPEALLALSNVNTFYGQAQVHFDLSITVARGHIVCLLGGNASGKSTTMKIILGLVKPRSGEVTFDGASLIGLSTPQIVRRGIASVPEARRLFADMSVRENILMGAFVRNDRDAIAQDLDRMLTLFPKLGQRLSQRAGSLSGGEQQMVAMARALMSRPRMIVMDEPTMGLSPLYVDRVLELIRTINQEGVSVFMVEQNASLALEIAHEAYVLQTGKIVLSGPARALKDDPRIRDAYLGGSEAA encoded by the coding sequence ATGACGAACTCTGCTCCCGAAGCACTGCTGGCTTTGTCGAACGTCAACACCTTCTACGGCCAGGCCCAGGTGCATTTCGACCTGTCGATCACGGTCGCGCGCGGCCACATCGTCTGCCTGCTCGGCGGCAACGCGAGCGGCAAGTCGACCACGATGAAGATCATCCTGGGCCTGGTAAAGCCGCGCTCGGGCGAGGTGACGTTCGATGGCGCCTCGCTGATCGGGCTTTCCACGCCGCAGATCGTCCGCCGCGGCATTGCCTCGGTGCCGGAGGCGCGGCGGCTGTTCGCCGACATGAGCGTGCGCGAGAACATCCTGATGGGCGCCTTCGTGCGCAACGATCGCGACGCCATTGCGCAGGATCTCGACAGGATGCTGACGCTGTTCCCGAAGCTCGGCCAGCGGCTGTCGCAGCGCGCCGGCTCGCTCTCCGGCGGCGAGCAGCAGATGGTGGCGATGGCGCGCGCGCTGATGAGCCGTCCCCGCATGATCGTGATGGACGAGCCGACCATGGGCCTGTCGCCGCTCTACGTCGACCGCGTGCTGGAGCTGATCCGCACCATCAACCAGGAGGGCGTCTCTGTCTTCATGGTCGAGCAGAACGCCAGCCTCGCGCTCGAGATCGCGCACGAGGCCTATGTGCTGCAGACCGGCAAGATCGTGCTGTCAGGCCCCGCGCGCGCGCTGAAGGACGATCCCCGCATCCGCGACGCCTATCTCGGCGGCTCCGAGGCGGCGTAG